ATTCACCCGCGCGAAGAAACCATTTGCCGACCATTTCGTATAATGGTAATTCACGGTCGTGCGGGGCGGAAAATCGTGTGGGAGATACGCCCACTGACAACCCGTCTTATTGATATACAAAATCGCGTCCCACACCCGCCTCAAATCCACTTCCTGCGGGCGACCCGCCCCTATTTGTTCTTCCTGCCGCAGGCATTCTTCCACCACCGCCCACTCTTCATCCGTCAGATCACTGGGGTATCTTTGATCAGGCCTCATTTCGAGTTCTCAACCCTTTTAATTCAAACCCTCAATTTATAAACCAAGAATATCATCATTTTATAAATATATCAATAGCTTAATATTGGGATAGGCTCTGATCGTAGTGGCCACCGATGGCGAAAATATAGATGTACCGATCATCGAATTTATACACCACGCGATCTTTTTGGCTCAGCCGCCGCGACCAAAGACCGGAGAGGTTGTGTTTTAAGGGTTCGGGCTTGCCCGTGCCAGTGCTTGGGTCGCCGCGCAGCATTTCTTTCAATATGTTGCATAGCGTTTTATGGAGTTGTTTGTCCTTTAGCCTGAGTGTTTCATAAGCGGCCCAGGTAT
The Candidatus Competibacteraceae bacterium DNA segment above includes these coding regions:
- a CDS encoding Txe/YoeB family addiction module toxin, producing MRSLVFEGHTWAAYETLRLKDKQLHKTLCNILKEMLRGDPSTGTGKPEPLKHNLSGLWSRRLSQKDRVVYKFDDRYIYIFAIGGHYDQSLSQY